One genomic segment of uncultured Desulfobacter sp. includes these proteins:
- a CDS encoding peptidoglycan-binding domain-containing protein: MSPFCKMRITQSLLVAFLFLTIVMGGGPELALGQEAPGYCGQLLNIDDFRHFSLEQGRALQGDLNSLGFGAGEVDGIIGPQTEGAIKRFCAEFHVQLEPNSPDALAEIVAYYASANKKKVSDKQENKDELLSYLLRNDDFKALPQEKALVENLKKLLDESFPDKKTFIETIEPLIKEETDQVDTYLSLLLQDSAQAKTYSLTDTSLNSLKIDEIPQNILEQIEQVKDLPYPSRDKLEEAVRVRINNLIQHYQMLPFLYAEETDSYSLTDTSLKKLESEGIPESIFIEFQKLEDVEFKERETLETLIQSKIDKLIEQYESLILKYAAEPAHYILTEESFQQLQQEDIPAQVLDGLQEVKDVEFADRGALEKAVAEKTTGNTENYLPLLVKHARLLLIIHRLNEKTLQELKDAGLPDSLLDQLRELKGQYYLSTSNFKSELQKILSDTATLYKKMVIDQTNRHVRYQLNEESFQSLEGNYLPDTVMNKLSAMEDAEYSDRDQLENQVRININGGAEVYLPNILDDAEKETSYRLTDDSFKKLRMAGIAPDIISSLENMKNIRYGKLEQLTTAARGRIDKVKENYLSTVIDNAGTLLIMHGITDSSLTHLKKLNIPDDLLDQLESLKGESYLTKSNFAKDVGSLIENMAGQYLSAIGQQAQVRVSYRLSKNSFDALRSGYIPDRVLEGIKDLEGREYGDKKTFEKAVRDKMEVLAGKYPALVSRNAVEQTTYTLTGESFKELKGAFLPDPLLLALQQLQKVDFADKSKFQEAVRKKIEEKIGQYGKYVQMIVDAAEEGQTYILTKEALDKLTQKDLGKLTKEALDRRGDEIPIQWKGAFCGCGDLSAIVYGFYPFWIATGKEQRLDFSLLSRIGYFGLTFNKSGAIEHKLDWQRDTSSFIREAHKYKTKVDLVIFKNNWQEWSGLTKTEKTNGLDTAVKNVVNLVKEQLSDPLSRLRPYISLGFAQTPSMGDGVTLLLENYPKDPESINILFFFIKKLGIELKKTDSKYFLNIFLPLEALGDDLFSYDNLGRLLSKNIENVEDESGEMVPYINNVLIFLQKPTSEHKKELRKKIENRFKGEQRRNILRKMVPVILQPDNANDEHSKQFKDDIIYFNDNFGGVGFWPLAMDNGGGSTDKLFEVVKREFQKKDPDFVQGLLTDYAPWLCNWACPNRWLIRIIWDTLVAFFVIYFLISLFICELRTFARRYYLIFGGGFLLTVLLIYISTVCDPFWKDKTTEIAVGIFLVAFLIMILGYLKKLKQEKFP, encoded by the coding sequence ATGTCACCATTTTGCAAAATGCGAATCACCCAATCCCTGCTTGTCGCTTTTCTGTTTCTTACCATAGTGATGGGGGGCGGGCCGGAACTTGCACTCGGCCAGGAGGCTCCGGGCTATTGTGGCCAATTGCTGAACATAGATGATTTTCGTCATTTCAGCCTCGAACAGGGCCGCGCACTACAGGGCGATCTTAATTCCCTCGGCTTTGGGGCGGGAGAGGTCGATGGCATAATCGGCCCGCAGACGGAGGGGGCCATCAAACGATTCTGTGCTGAATTTCATGTCCAGTTAGAGCCCAATTCTCCGGATGCCCTGGCAGAGATCGTGGCCTATTATGCCTCTGCTAACAAGAAAAAAGTTTCAGATAAACAAGAAAATAAAGATGAACTGTTGTCCTACCTCTTGCGAAATGATGATTTCAAGGCATTGCCCCAGGAAAAGGCTCTTGTGGAAAACCTGAAAAAACTCCTCGATGAGAGCTTTCCAGACAAAAAAACGTTTATCGAGACGATTGAGCCCCTTATCAAGGAGGAAACAGATCAGGTCGATACCTATCTGTCACTGCTTCTGCAAGATTCCGCCCAGGCCAAAACCTACTCCCTTACTGATACGTCTTTAAATTCTTTAAAAATTGATGAGATACCCCAAAACATCCTCGAGCAGATCGAACAAGTCAAGGATTTGCCCTATCCTTCAAGAGATAAGCTGGAGGAGGCTGTGAGGGTCAGAATAAATAACCTGATCCAACACTACCAGATGTTACCTTTCCTCTACGCCGAAGAGACAGACTCCTATTCATTAACCGACACATCACTGAAAAAGCTTGAGTCAGAGGGCATTCCCGAGTCAATCTTCATCGAATTCCAGAAACTGGAGGACGTCGAATTTAAGGAGAGAGAGACGCTGGAAACCCTGATTCAGTCAAAAATCGACAAACTCATCGAGCAGTACGAATCACTTATCCTTAAATATGCCGCAGAACCGGCACACTACATTTTGACCGAAGAATCTTTTCAACAACTGCAGCAAGAAGATATTCCGGCTCAGGTGCTTGACGGTCTGCAGGAGGTTAAGGATGTCGAGTTTGCCGACAGGGGCGCGCTTGAAAAAGCGGTGGCGGAAAAAACAACAGGCAACACCGAGAACTACCTGCCCCTGCTTGTCAAGCACGCCAGATTGCTGCTCATTATTCACCGACTGAACGAGAAAACTCTGCAGGAACTGAAAGATGCGGGTCTTCCAGACAGCCTCCTTGATCAGCTTCGGGAGCTAAAAGGACAATATTATCTTAGTACCTCGAATTTCAAGAGTGAGCTCCAGAAGATACTGAGTGACACAGCCACCCTTTACAAGAAAATGGTTATAGACCAAACAAATAGACACGTCAGATATCAATTAAACGAAGAGTCCTTTCAGAGTCTTGAGGGAAATTACCTGCCGGATACGGTTATGAACAAACTTTCAGCAATGGAAGACGCCGAATACAGCGACAGGGATCAGCTGGAAAACCAGGTCAGGATAAATATCAATGGCGGGGCCGAGGTCTATCTCCCTAATATTTTAGATGATGCAGAAAAAGAGACGAGCTACAGGCTGACGGATGACTCCTTCAAAAAGCTGCGAATGGCCGGGATTGCCCCGGACATCATATCCAGCTTGGAAAACATGAAAAATATTCGATATGGGAAACTCGAGCAGCTGACCACCGCAGCCCGGGGCCGCATTGACAAAGTCAAAGAAAACTATCTATCTACTGTGATCGACAATGCCGGTACCCTGCTGATCATGCACGGCATTACCGACTCTTCTCTGACGCATCTGAAGAAATTGAATATCCCTGACGATCTCCTTGATCAGCTTGAAAGTCTCAAAGGAGAATCTTATTTGACAAAATCTAATTTTGCAAAGGATGTGGGCAGTCTCATTGAGAATATGGCCGGCCAATATCTATCAGCCATTGGCCAACAAGCCCAAGTGCGGGTCAGTTATCGGTTAAGTAAAAACTCTTTTGACGCATTACGATCCGGATATATTCCCGACAGAGTTCTTGAAGGAATAAAGGATCTCGAAGGGAGAGAATATGGCGATAAGAAGACCTTTGAAAAGGCGGTTCGCGACAAGATGGAGGTGCTTGCCGGAAAATACCCCGCCCTGGTCTCACGGAATGCCGTTGAACAGACCACGTATACCTTGACCGGTGAATCGTTTAAAGAATTAAAGGGTGCCTTTCTTCCAGATCCCCTCCTGTTAGCGCTGCAGCAGTTGCAGAAGGTCGACTTTGCCGATAAAAGTAAATTTCAGGAAGCGGTCAGGAAAAAAATCGAAGAAAAAATCGGGCAATATGGAAAATACGTGCAAATGATAGTTGATGCCGCTGAAGAAGGGCAGACCTACATATTGACCAAAGAGGCCCTCGACAAATTGACCCAAAAGGACCTCGGCAAATTGACCAAAGAGGCCCTCGACAGACGGGGAGATGAAATCCCTATTCAGTGGAAGGGCGCGTTCTGTGGCTGTGGCGACCTCTCTGCTATCGTCTATGGCTTTTATCCATTCTGGATAGCCACCGGCAAGGAGCAGCGTCTGGATTTCAGCTTGCTTTCCCGGATCGGCTATTTTGGTCTTACCTTCAATAAGTCCGGGGCCATCGAACATAAACTCGACTGGCAGAGGGATACGTCATCCTTTATACGTGAAGCCCATAAATATAAAACCAAAGTGGATCTGGTCATATTCAAAAATAATTGGCAGGAGTGGTCCGGTTTAACCAAAACAGAAAAGACAAATGGACTTGATACCGCAGTAAAAAACGTGGTCAATCTGGTCAAAGAGCAATTATCCGATCCCCTTTCCAGGCTGAGGCCTTACATTAGTCTGGGCTTCGCCCAAACCCCTTCAATGGGAGATGGGGTAACCCTCTTGCTGGAGAACTATCCGAAGGATCCGGAATCTATTAATATCCTGTTTTTCTTTATCAAAAAATTGGGCATAGAACTCAAGAAAACCGATTCCAAATATTTCCTGAACATCTTCCTGCCACTTGAGGCGCTGGGCGATGATCTCTTTTCCTATGATAATCTCGGCCGGCTTCTCTCTAAAAATATTGAGAATGTTGAGGACGAGAGCGGAGAAATGGTTCCGTACATCAATAACGTTCTCATTTTCCTGCAGAAACCCACTTCGGAGCATAAAAAAGAACTGAGAAAAAAGATTGAGAATAGATTCAAGGGAGAGCAACGCCGAAATATACTTCGGAAGATGGTGCCGGTCATACTACAACCAGACAATGCAAATGATGAGCACTCCAAGCAGTTTAAGGACGATATCATCTATTTTAATGATAATTTCGGTGGCGTGGGTTTCTGGCCGTTGGCAATGGATAACGGAGGAGGCTCTACCGATAAACTCTTTGAGGTGGTCAAGAGGGAATTTCAGAAGAAAGATCCGGATTTTGTTCAGGGGCTGCTGACAGACTATGCACCTTGGCTCTGCAACTGGGCCTGTCCCAACAGATGGTTGATTCGCATCATCTGGGATACTCTCGTCGCTTTCTTTGTCATCTATTTTCTCATTTCCCTCTTTATCTGCGAGCTGCGAACTTTTGCCAGGAGGTATTACTTGATTTTCGGAGGGGGCTTTTTGCTGACGGTGTTACTCATCTACATCTCAACTGTCTGTGATCCTTTTTGGAAGGACAAAACAACGGAAATTGCCGTCGGTATTTTCCTGGTCGCTTTTTTGATAATGATTTTGGGTTATTTGAAAAAGCTGAAACAGGAAAAATTTCCATGA
- a CDS encoding reverse transcriptase/maturase family protein gives MSYYTEAIIDQAYDWLCRRRKDYHFNNDVWHLRFHWKSERQKLIQELKDGTFRFDCVEKIYTPNRTTFLWPSRDALVLKAVAIYLEKELRPILSDQIFHLAGTKENKKGSKAAVREVFDALPEYNFVFRTDVKSYYASIDHDLLLQQIKKYVKDPFLCRLINDFLRHTVCDGGYYHSVQKGISLGCPLSPLLGALFLKPLDDAMEKTGLFYIRFMDDWVVLSPTRWKLRRAIATVNQTLCDLKLRKHPDKTSIGRTDAGFDFLGYHFQTVAANGTADVATRRIVLNIQETQVVCGHAEVVPIAQAHHTAGPAQEALQGNKAACGVRTDMPAAADRIVKLQPARKTVNNFFEKLSRLYEQGADVDRIGDYVGRWWKWLLSGLNNKLTSVLGRTGRTDVTTEQVEKGGLSPNSILHNMFFCPRKTYYSHDMRVVSSYIMFYFNRLMRPDPI, from the coding sequence ATGTCTTATTATACAGAAGCGATCATAGACCAGGCATACGATTGGTTGTGCCGTCGCCGTAAGGACTATCATTTCAATAATGATGTCTGGCATCTGCGCTTTCATTGGAAAAGCGAGAGACAAAAACTGATCCAGGAGTTGAAGGATGGAACCTTCCGCTTTGACTGTGTTGAAAAAATCTACACGCCGAATCGTACCACGTTTTTATGGCCGTCGCGGGATGCCTTGGTTCTGAAGGCCGTGGCCATCTACCTGGAAAAAGAGCTGAGACCCATTCTGAGTGATCAAATTTTCCATCTTGCCGGTACCAAAGAGAACAAGAAGGGTAGTAAAGCCGCCGTGCGGGAGGTTTTTGATGCTCTGCCCGAATACAATTTTGTGTTCCGGACGGACGTTAAAAGTTATTATGCATCGATCGATCATGATCTTCTGTTACAACAGATCAAAAAATATGTGAAAGATCCTTTCCTGTGTCGCTTGATCAATGATTTTTTGCGACATACGGTGTGTGATGGGGGGTATTACCATAGCGTGCAAAAAGGGATTTCGTTGGGTTGTCCGTTATCCCCGCTGCTCGGAGCGCTGTTTTTGAAGCCCTTGGACGACGCCATGGAAAAGACCGGGCTGTTTTATATCCGCTTCATGGATGATTGGGTGGTCCTATCGCCTACGCGCTGGAAATTGAGACGGGCCATCGCTACGGTAAACCAGACGCTCTGTGATTTGAAACTACGGAAACATCCGGATAAAACCTCCATTGGCCGGACCGATGCCGGTTTTGATTTTCTGGGGTACCACTTTCAGACCGTAGCAGCGAATGGGACGGCGGACGTCGCAACGAGGCGGATCGTACTAAATATTCAGGAAACACAGGTCGTATGCGGCCATGCCGAGGTGGTCCCAATAGCCCAAGCCCACCACACCGCCGGGCCGGCACAGGAGGCGCTACAGGGAAACAAAGCGGCGTGCGGCGTTCGCACCGACATGCCGGCTGCAGCCGATAGAATTGTCAAACTGCAGCCGGCCCGGAAGACGGTTAATAATTTCTTCGAAAAACTTTCCCGGCTTTATGAGCAAGGTGCGGATGTTGACCGCATTGGGGACTATGTGGGGCGATGGTGGAAATGGTTGTTATCGGGTCTGAATAATAAATTAACCAGTGTGTTGGGGAGAACGGGACGGACCGACGTCACCACGGAGCAAGTGGAAAAAGGCGGGCTGTCCCCTAATTCTATTCTTCATAATATGTTTTTTTGCCCTCGGAAAACGTATTATAGCCATGATATGAGGGTTGTATCATCTTATATTATGTTTTATTTCAATAGGTTAATGCGACCCGACCCCATATAA
- a CDS encoding DUF4157 domain-containing protein: MKTIATRDSLESRAMGPQRAKKNSAIPGTAQGPDHARQHKQIATIENSPYMAAQRQRLEQRFAPLQKQVNKTNMPDEVKTGMESSFNTDFSHVTVHPNSSKAPEVGALAFTQGSDIHFGPGQFKPGTSSGRELLGHELAHVVQQSQGRVQPTTEISGMPVNDNPRLEQEADILGKKAAG; encoded by the coding sequence ATGAAAACCATAGCGACCCGCGACTCCCTGGAGAGCAGGGCAATGGGACCACAACGGGCCAAGAAAAATTCTGCCATCCCTGGAACCGCCCAGGGGCCAGACCATGCCAGGCAGCATAAACAGATAGCAACCATTGAAAACAGCCCTTATATGGCAGCCCAGCGCCAGCGGCTTGAACAGCGTTTTGCTCCCCTTCAAAAGCAGGTAAATAAAACCAATATGCCGGATGAGGTCAAGACTGGGATGGAGTCCTCGTTCAATACGGATTTTTCCCACGTGACCGTTCATCCGAACTCTTCAAAAGCCCCGGAGGTCGGTGCCCTTGCTTTTACCCAGGGCAGTGACATCCATTTCGGTCCGGGCCAATTTAAACCGGGGACATCGTCCGGAAGAGAGCTTCTGGGCCATGAACTCGCCCATGTAGTGCAGCAGAGTCAGGGCAGGGTCCAGCCAACCACCGAAATTTCGGGGATGCCTGTGAACGACAATCCACGGCTTGAACAAGAGGCTGACATCCTCGGCAAAAAAGCGGCGGGCTGA
- a CDS encoding transposase, which produces MARAKRHYIPGQIWHITHRCHKREFLLKFAKDRHRWTQWLFEAKRRYGLTILNYVVTSNHIHLLVVDDNDRMTIPKAIQLTAGRVAQEYNQRKRRKGAFWEDRYHATAIENGRHLLRCIVYIDLNMVRAGVISHPREWAFGGYNEIQFPRRKSILINYDKLASLSGCDSYVTFKKLHGNLVNDALKRDKIHRESCWSQSIAVGGDEFITEVKKRLASKALGRKTEPLDDGFQLREEMLTYIADFDAQNSDIAVDNTYKWVRPL; this is translated from the coding sequence TTGGCCAGAGCTAAACGACATTATATTCCAGGACAAATTTGGCATATCACTCATCGATGCCACAAACGAGAGTTCTTATTGAAATTTGCAAAAGACCGCCATAGATGGACTCAATGGCTTTTTGAAGCAAAACGCCGGTATGGGTTGACTATTTTGAATTATGTTGTGACTTCAAATCATATTCACCTTCTGGTTGTTGATGATAATGATAGAATGACCATTCCCAAAGCCATCCAGTTGACAGCAGGCCGAGTGGCTCAAGAATATAATCAAAGAAAAAGACGTAAGGGTGCCTTTTGGGAAGACCGGTATCATGCAACCGCCATTGAAAATGGGCGTCACCTGTTGCGATGTATTGTATATATAGACCTTAATATGGTACGTGCGGGAGTGATATCTCACCCTAGAGAATGGGCATTTGGCGGATACAATGAAATCCAGTTTCCACGCCGTAAGTCCATTCTTATCAACTACGATAAACTTGCAAGCCTGTCAGGCTGTGACTCTTATGTCACATTTAAGAAGTTGCATGGGAATTTAGTGAATGATGCGTTAAAAAGAGATAAAATTCATCGTGAATCCTGTTGGAGCCAGAGCATTGCTGTGGGAGGAGATGAATTCATTACTGAGGTAAAAAAGAGACTTGCTTCAAAAGCCTTGGGAAGAAAAACTGAACCTTTGGATGATGGATTTCAGCTTCGGGAAGAGATGCTCACTTATATTGCCGATTTTGACGCTCAAAACAGCGATATAGCCGTGGATAATACATATAAATGGGTTAGACCTCTTTAA